A genomic stretch from Thermodesulfatator atlanticus DSM 21156 includes:
- a CDS encoding HAD-IA family hydrolase: MLPEYLWDTIETVFFDAEGTLLHIYPSVGHIYAEICKSFGIEVEPTELQKAFFKTYLKKRGNWTLSPESCFQGWKEVFFETISQFGSLSDPEKAYHTGYECFAKKDYFLLTPDTRETLKALKASGRKIAVLSNWDERLIRLLKDLGLAEEFDDIIVSCEVGLAKPDPAIYKLACERLATEPSRALMIGDSIDDDVIGARKAGLFALRYPGGSLKKLFPKKLFNF; this comes from the coding sequence ATGCTTCCTGAATATCTCTGGGACACCATTGAAACGGTATTTTTCGACGCTGAGGGCACGCTTTTGCACATCTATCCCTCAGTAGGCCATATTTATGCTGAGATCTGCAAGTCCTTTGGGATAGAGGTTGAGCCTACGGAATTACAAAAAGCGTTTTTCAAAACCTATCTTAAAAAACGCGGCAACTGGACTTTGTCTCCTGAAAGCTGCTTTCAAGGCTGGAAAGAAGTTTTCTTTGAGACCATTTCACAATTTGGCTCTTTAAGCGACCCTGAAAAGGCCTATCACACAGGCTATGAATGTTTTGCGAAAAAGGACTATTTTCTCCTGACCCCGGATACCCGAGAAACACTTAAAGCCCTTAAGGCCTCTGGGCGAAAGATAGCAGTTCTTTCCAACTGGGACGAAAGGCTTATCCGCCTATTAAAAGACCTTGGCCTTGCCGAGGAATTTGACGATATCATTGTTTCTTGCGAAGTAGGCCTGGCCAAGCCGGATCCTGCCATTTATAAGCTCGCCTGTGAGCGCCTTGCCACAGAACCATCCCGTGCCCTTATGATCGGAGATAGCATTGATGACGACGTAATCGGGGCACGCAAAGCCGGGCTTTTTGCCCTCCGCTATCCTGGTGGTAGTCTCAAAAAACTCTTTCCCAAAAAACTTTTCAATTTTTGA
- a CDS encoding radical SAM protein: MKLKPFNSGGIMLSYRCQCGCRHCVYACGPRWKDWFAKEKLENLFRGMREASPHINGFHLAGGEAFLNFELLLFAAEKAISLGIPIEYIETNAGWCQEPEAGREKLLALKEVGLRSLLISVSPFHAETIPLKRTICAIRTAERIFGPSNIIVYMWQFIDLIKRFSEKEPVPLSRWIETFGEEAAGELFWEGYSLIPGGRAGIELGFLAPEKHPATYFSGKNCVYEILASQHVHFDPYGNYIPLFCGGLSLGAPEDLPAFLANFDYRKLPLVKILVEEGPFGLALFAKENFAYPFEGKLFSGKCHLCVDVRLHLSRLGEFEELAPPLFYENLRSHLPPLEVQNAS; this comes from the coding sequence ATGAAGCTTAAACCTTTTAACTCAGGCGGCATAATGCTCTCTTACCGCTGCCAGTGCGGTTGCAGGCATTGCGTTTATGCCTGCGGCCCCAGGTGGAAGGACTGGTTTGCCAAAGAAAAACTCGAAAACCTCTTCCGTGGCATGAGGGAAGCCTCGCCCCACATTAACGGATTTCACCTGGCAGGTGGGGAAGCCTTTTTAAACTTTGAACTACTCCTTTTTGCTGCTGAAAAGGCCATCTCTTTAGGGATTCCCATAGAATACATAGAGACCAATGCCGGCTGGTGTCAGGAGCCAGAGGCCGGCCGAGAAAAACTCCTAGCTTTAAAAGAAGTGGGCTTAAGGAGCCTTCTCATCTCCGTAAGCCCCTTTCATGCTGAAACTATCCCGCTTAAACGCACTATTTGTGCCATAAGAACCGCCGAACGAATCTTTGGACCCTCTAACATCATCGTTTACATGTGGCAGTTTATCGACTTAATCAAACGCTTTTCCGAAAAAGAACCTGTTCCCCTGAGCAGGTGGATCGAAACCTTTGGGGAAGAAGCCGCCGGAGAGCTTTTCTGGGAAGGCTACAGCCTCATCCCTGGAGGGCGCGCAGGCATAGAGCTCGGATTCCTGGCCCCGGAAAAACACCCGGCAACATATTTTTCCGGTAAAAACTGTGTTTACGAAATACTTGCTTCTCAGCACGTGCACTTTGATCCCTACGGCAACTATATCCCTCTTTTTTGCGGAGGCTTAAGCCTGGGTGCTCCTGAAGATCTCCCTGCCTTTTTAGCCAATTTTGATTACCGCAAGCTACCCCTGGTAAAGATCCTGGTGGAAGAAGGCCCTTTTGGGCTTGCGCTTTTCGCCAAGGAAAACTTTGCTTATCCTTTTGAGGGAAAGCTCTTTTCTGGCAAGTGTCATCTGTGTGTGGACGTAAGGCTACACTTAAGCCGCCTTGGTGAATTCGAAGAGCTTGCCCCGCCCCTGTTTTACGAAAATCTTCGCTCACATTTACCACCTTTAGAGGTTCAAAATGCTTCCTGA
- the rfaE2 gene encoding D-glycero-beta-D-manno-heptose 1-phosphate adenylyltransferase: protein MLPLDELLIRSKWQRQLGQKMVFTNGCFDILHAGHVNYLAKARAAGDFLVVGLNSDASVKRIKGPLRPVNPEKMRAQVLASLSFVDYVTIFEEDTPEKLIKALKPDVLVKGADWPEEKIVGASFVKSYGGRVLRIPFEHQISTSQIIAKIKDEA, encoded by the coding sequence ATACTCCCTTTAGACGAACTCCTTATCCGCAGTAAATGGCAACGCCAGCTCGGCCAAAAAATGGTCTTTACCAACGGATGTTTTGATATCCTTCACGCTGGGCACGTAAACTACCTGGCCAAGGCCCGGGCAGCAGGAGATTTTCTCGTGGTGGGGCTAAACTCAGATGCCTCGGTAAAAAGGATAAAAGGCCCTTTGCGACCGGTTAACCCTGAAAAAATGCGGGCTCAAGTGCTTGCCAGCCTTTCTTTTGTTGACTACGTAACTATTTTCGAGGAAGATACGCCAGAAAAATTGATAAAAGCCCTTAAGCCTGATGTGTTGGTCAAAGGGGCGGATTGGCCTGAAGAAAAAATCGTAGGGGCAAGTTTTGTCAAAAGTTACGGAGGAAGGGTGTTACGTATCCCCTTTGAGCATCAAATATCAACCAGTCAGATAATAGCCAAAATCAAAGATGAAGCTTAA
- a CDS encoding ComF family protein — MFLNEKEYLLKEEFFTRVLAPFAYEEPLSQAIKDLKYKNKIHLIREIAKFSRPYFEEIDKSFIVCPVPLHSLRLQERGFNQSLLLARKVFKNHRVEELLLRQKYTKPQVSLKGKERRQNVKGAFRVRYPERVRGQRVLLFDDVLTTGATVTECAKTLIKDGATEVEVAVLARAG; from the coding sequence GTGTTTTTAAACGAAAAAGAATACCTGCTAAAAGAAGAGTTTTTCACCAGGGTTTTAGCACCCTTTGCCTACGAAGAACCTCTTAGCCAGGCTATCAAAGACTTAAAGTACAAAAATAAGATCCATTTAATCCGAGAAATCGCGAAGTTCTCTCGCCCATACTTTGAAGAAATAGACAAGTCTTTTATTGTTTGCCCGGTGCCGCTACACTCCTTGCGCTTGCAAGAAAGGGGCTTTAACCAGAGTCTTTTGCTTGCCCGCAAGGTCTTTAAAAATCACCGGGTTGAAGAGCTTCTTTTGCGGCAGAAATACACCAAGCCCCAGGTAAGCCTTAAAGGCAAGGAAAGACGCCAAAACGTAAAAGGTGCCTTCAGGGTCAGGTATCCCGAACGCGTGCGGGGGCAAAGGGTCCTTCTTTTTGACGACGTGCTTACCACCGGCGCCACGGTTACTGAATGCGCTAAAACCTTGATAAAAGATGGCGCTACCGAAGTAGAAGTAGCCGTCCTGGCAAGAGCAGGCTAA
- a CDS encoding type I restriction endonuclease subunit R produces the protein MKISESLLENTVLSWFENLGYQILHGIGSPHPQPLSQRERGTDNKRVSLGEGGDIAERDSCSEVVLEERLREAVYRLNSNVSVQALEDAIRKVLHPDSPDLILNNRAFHRMLVDGVEVEVLKDGEVRGERVVLVDFENPENNDWLVVNQFTVQEGQNIRRPDVVVFLNGLPIAVIELKNPADEEATIWTAFNQLQTYKQEIPSLFVYNELLIISDGLSARLGSLTAGREWFLPWRTIDGQELAPKTQLQLEVLIKGVFRKDFLLDLIRHFIVFEENRKGLVKKVAAYHQFHAARKAAQKTLEAASPRGDRRGGVIWHTQGSGKSLTMLFFAGKLIRHPALKNPTIVVITDRNDLDDQLFSQFSRGHELLRQRPLKAESREHLKELLRRASGGVIFTTIQKFSPHPRPLSQRERGEAGSKSLSLRERGEKVGFPLLSDRENIIVIADEAHRSHYGFIDGFARHLRDALPNATFVGFTGTPVEFGDRNTRAVFGDYIDIYDVLQAVEDGATVPIYYESRLAKLELPEELKPKIDEEFEKVTEEEELEQKEKLKTKWAQLETIVGAKRRLEVIARDLVEHFESRLSAMVGKAMVVCMSRRICVDLYNEIIKLRPEWHSEDDEKGVIKVVMTGSAKDPSDWQPHIRNKARRERLAERFKDPNDPLKIVIVRDMWLTGFDVPCLHTMYIDKPMQGHNLMQAIARVNRVFRDKPGGLVVDYIGIADSLKRALATYTAGGGRGEPAVDQDEAVAIMLEKYEICRDIFHGFDYRRALLAKPEERLKILREAADFVADPKRKDAFIKSVTELSKAFALAVPREEALKIRDEVAFFQSVKAALVKITRSGRTISDKEFAIRQIVSSALVPKGVIDLFEAAGLKKPDISILSDEFLAEVRNLPQKNLAVELLRKLINDEIKVRRRKNLVQARKFSELLEKTIRRYHNRAISTIEVIEELIKLAKEMREAYRRGEKLGLSEEELAFYDALETNDSAVKVLGDETLRKLARELVKTVRQNVTIDWTVRESARAKLRVMVKRLLRKYGYPPDKQEEATHTVLKQAELFGWEVS, from the coding sequence ATGAAAATCTCTGAATCACTCCTTGAAAACACGGTTTTATCCTGGTTCGAGAACCTGGGCTATCAAATCCTCCACGGCATAGGAAGCCCTCACCCCCAGCCCCTCTCCCAGAGGGAGAGGGGAACAGATAACAAAAGGGTCTCCCTAGGAGAGGGGGGAGATATAGCGGAACGGGATTCCTGTTCGGAAGTAGTCCTTGAGGAACGGCTGCGAGAGGCGGTTTATAGGCTCAACTCTAATGTTTCTGTACAGGCTCTGGAAGATGCTATCCGCAAGGTGCTTCATCCTGACTCGCCAGATTTAATTCTCAACAATCGGGCCTTTCATCGGATGCTGGTTGATGGGGTAGAGGTGGAAGTTCTTAAAGACGGTGAAGTGCGCGGAGAGAGGGTGGTTCTCGTTGATTTTGAAAACCCGGAGAACAACGACTGGCTGGTAGTGAATCAGTTCACCGTGCAGGAAGGGCAAAACATCCGCCGGCCGGATGTAGTGGTCTTTTTAAACGGCCTTCCTATAGCGGTGATAGAGCTTAAGAACCCTGCCGATGAGGAAGCCACCATCTGGACCGCCTTCAACCAACTTCAGACCTACAAGCAAGAGATTCCCTCACTTTTTGTCTATAACGAGCTTTTGATCATCTCGGATGGCCTTTCCGCCCGACTTGGTTCTCTTACGGCAGGTAGAGAATGGTTTCTCCCCTGGCGCACTATTGACGGCCAAGAACTGGCCCCGAAAACACAGCTTCAGCTTGAGGTTTTGATCAAAGGCGTATTCCGAAAGGACTTCTTGCTTGATTTGATCCGGCATTTCATCGTTTTCGAGGAAAACCGGAAGGGTCTGGTTAAAAAAGTAGCGGCCTATCATCAGTTCCACGCGGCAAGAAAGGCGGCCCAAAAGACTTTAGAGGCGGCAAGTCCCAGGGGGGATCGAAGAGGCGGGGTAATCTGGCACACACAGGGCTCTGGCAAAAGCCTTACCATGCTCTTTTTTGCCGGAAAGCTTATCAGGCACCCGGCCCTCAAAAACCCGACCATCGTTGTTATCACCGACCGGAACGACCTTGACGACCAGCTTTTTAGCCAGTTTTCCCGCGGCCATGAACTTTTGCGGCAAAGGCCGCTTAAGGCTGAAAGTCGGGAGCACCTGAAAGAGCTTTTGAGACGGGCTTCCGGAGGGGTGATCTTTACCACCATTCAGAAGTTTTCCCCTCACCCCCGGCCCCTCTCCCAGAGGGAGAGGGGAGAAGCTGGTAGTAAAAGTCTTTCCCTGAGGGAGAGGGGAGAAAAGGTTGGGTTTCCGTTGCTTTCTGATCGGGAAAACATTATCGTCATCGCTGACGAAGCTCACCGGAGCCACTACGGTTTCATAGATGGCTTTGCCAGACACCTGCGGGATGCCCTGCCGAACGCTACCTTCGTAGGGTTTACCGGCACGCCCGTTGAATTCGGCGACCGTAACACCAGGGCCGTATTCGGTGACTACATAGACATTTACGATGTGCTCCAGGCGGTGGAGGACGGCGCCACAGTGCCCATTTATTACGAAAGCCGTCTGGCCAAGCTTGAACTTCCGGAGGAACTAAAGCCCAAGATTGATGAAGAGTTTGAAAAGGTTACCGAGGAGGAAGAGCTTGAGCAAAAGGAAAAGCTCAAGACTAAGTGGGCCCAGCTTGAAACCATCGTAGGGGCCAAAAGGCGCCTTGAGGTCATCGCCCGCGACTTGGTGGAACATTTCGAGAGCCGACTTTCGGCCATGGTCGGAAAGGCCATGGTGGTCTGCATGAGCCGGCGGATATGCGTTGACCTTTATAACGAGATTATAAAACTGCGCCCTGAATGGCACTCTGAGGACGACGAAAAAGGCGTAATCAAGGTAGTGATGACCGGCTCTGCCAAAGATCCTTCCGATTGGCAACCCCACATCCGGAACAAAGCCCGAAGGGAAAGGCTTGCCGAGCGTTTCAAGGACCCGAACGATCCCCTGAAGATCGTCATCGTTCGTGACATGTGGCTTACGGGTTTCGATGTTCCGTGTCTCCACACCATGTACATTGACAAGCCCATGCAGGGGCACAACCTCATGCAGGCCATAGCCAGGGTTAACCGGGTCTTTCGGGATAAACCCGGCGGGCTGGTGGTGGATTATATAGGCATTGCCGATAGCCTCAAACGGGCTCTTGCCACTTATACCGCAGGCGGTGGCCGTGGGGAACCTGCGGTGGATCAGGACGAAGCGGTGGCTATTATGCTTGAAAAGTATGAAATCTGTAGGGACATCTTTCACGGTTTTGATTACCGAAGGGCTCTTTTGGCTAAACCGGAAGAGCGCCTTAAGATTTTGCGCGAGGCCGCGGATTTTGTGGCTGATCCCAAACGTAAAGACGCCTTCATTAAATCCGTAACCGAACTCTCCAAAGCCTTTGCCCTGGCCGTGCCCAGGGAGGAGGCGCTTAAGATTCGTGACGAAGTGGCCTTTTTCCAGAGTGTGAAAGCTGCTTTGGTAAAAATTACAAGAAGCGGGCGAACGATTTCCGACAAAGAGTTTGCCATCAGGCAGATCGTCTCAAGTGCCCTTGTGCCCAAAGGCGTTATTGATCTCTTCGAAGCCGCAGGCCTTAAGAAGCCGGATATATCCATCCTTTCCGACGAGTTTCTGGCCGAAGTGCGTAATTTGCCCCAGAAAAACCTGGCCGTAGAGTTACTGCGCAAGCTCATTAACGACGAGATCAAAGTGCGCCGGAGGAAAAACCTGGTCCAGGCCAGGAAGTTTTCAGAGCTTCTTGAAAAGACCATCAGGCGGTATCACAACCGGGCCATCAGCACCATAGAAGTAATCGAAGAACTTATCAAGCTAGCCAAGGAAATGCGGGAGGCTTACAGGCGAGGAGAAAAGTTAGGACTTTCCGAAGAAGAGCTTGCCTTCTACGACGCTTTGGAGACCAATGACAGCGCAGTGAAGGTATTGGGAGATGAAACCCTGCGTAAACTTGCCCGTGAACTTGTAAAGACCGTCCGCCAGAATGTAACCATAGACTGGACCGTGCGTGAAAGTGCCCGGGCCAAACTCCGCGTTATGGTAAAACGCCTTCTTCGTAAGTACGGCTATCCGCCGGATAAACAGGAAGAAGCCACTCATACTGTACTCAAGCAGGCCGAGTTATTCGGCTGGGAAGTTTCGTAA
- a CDS encoding DEAD/DEAH box helicase gives MTYFRQEENLYIDDRVLIDNSIRESLKNLALKNLDKNIYVLNVPLPLKHSRKYEYEKHAFMIIIPGYKIIFCDLSKNSELFKEYQYDILDSISELLGVYGFKDKEFIGRPHKWFDKIKEEINSPENLDELDFDYYRIENLEDRKRCEIVISLLLGSINDANKITTLMPEGVIEKIKQRIIIFDAYQLKFLYGEPRDKKTIIIQGLSGTGKTELLFHKLRELYLLTEGKILFTCHNKILANDLKRRVIEFFNITSVNKQIEEDRLMIMHAWGSRNNIKSGAYRYITYFYGLDFYTYSEKSFADACKVAYEQILRLKNHKKDDFQYAFDYILIDESQDLPDGFFDLCELVCKEKVYIVGDIFQSIFRKPTFEEAIKADIILNKCYRTNPKTLMFGHALCMGLFEDEKLNWIDSDDGWLSLGYNIEHLNGNVKLQRIPVKRFDDIDEEELEKKIEELPVDIIQSSEDEEELIENIVNQIEKYLNAFKQMENTSLSPDDVAVIFVDDIPQVYIYAEKLPFKIYSKFGWECNIAFKSKKRKEGKLFITNRNNVKGLEFPFVICIVMGLSDDVLKRNAIYSMLTRSFIGSSLIVCKIQQNLLSRLNDGLKEIKQKNYILSKEPSESEKQKIRERLIRIIQPKNLEKIIEEVMKKKQISDAEVKKKIKGIVKIMYSDKLDWLEEDIEKEIEFYYKKLS, from the coding sequence ATGACTTATTTTAGACAAGAGGAAAACTTATATATTGACGATAGAGTATTAATTGACAATTCAATACGAGAGTCGCTAAAGAACCTTGCCCTTAAAAATCTAGATAAAAATATTTATGTATTAAATGTTCCGTTACCTTTGAAACATTCACGAAAGTATGAGTATGAAAAGCATGCTTTTATGATAATTATACCAGGATATAAAATAATTTTCTGTGATTTAAGCAAGAATTCAGAACTATTTAAAGAATATCAATATGATATTTTGGATTCTATAAGTGAATTATTAGGAGTGTATGGTTTTAAAGACAAAGAGTTTATTGGAAGACCTCATAAATGGTTCGATAAAATAAAAGAAGAAATTAATAGCCCTGAAAATTTAGACGAGTTGGATTTTGATTATTACAGAATAGAAAATTTAGAAGATAGAAAACGCTGCGAAATAGTTATTTCGTTATTATTAGGAAGCATTAATGATGCAAATAAAATTACTACTTTAATGCCGGAAGGAGTAATAGAAAAGATAAAACAAAGAATTATAATATTTGATGCATATCAGTTAAAATTTTTATATGGTGAGCCACGTGATAAAAAAACGATAATAATTCAAGGACTTTCCGGAACAGGTAAAACAGAGTTATTATTTCATAAACTGCGAGAATTATATCTTTTAACAGAAGGTAAGATTTTATTTACTTGTCATAATAAAATTTTAGCTAACGATTTAAAAAGAAGAGTAATAGAATTTTTTAATATTACTAGTGTTAACAAACAGATAGAAGAAGATAGACTCATGATAATGCATGCGTGGGGTAGTCGTAATAATATAAAATCAGGTGCTTACAGATATATAACTTATTTTTACGGGTTAGATTTTTATACTTATAGTGAAAAAAGTTTTGCAGATGCTTGTAAAGTAGCTTATGAGCAGATTTTAAGATTGAAAAATCATAAAAAAGATGATTTTCAATATGCTTTTGATTATATTTTGATAGATGAAAGTCAGGATTTGCCGGATGGATTTTTTGATCTCTGTGAATTAGTTTGTAAAGAAAAGGTTTATATAGTTGGAGATATCTTTCAATCAATTTTTCGTAAGCCAACTTTTGAAGAAGCAATTAAAGCAGATATAATTTTAAATAAATGCTATAGGACTAATCCTAAAACATTGATGTTTGGACACGCGTTATGTATGGGGCTTTTTGAAGATGAAAAATTAAATTGGATTGATTCAGATGATGGCTGGTTATCTCTCGGGTACAATATAGAACATTTAAATGGAAATGTTAAATTACAAAGAATCCCCGTAAAAAGATTTGATGATATTGATGAGGAAGAGCTGGAAAAAAAGATTGAAGAATTGCCTGTTGATATAATACAAAGTTCTGAAGATGAAGAAGAATTGATTGAAAATATTGTAAATCAAATAGAAAAATATCTTAATGCTTTTAAACAAATGGAAAACACAAGTCTTTCTCCAGATGATGTGGCTGTTATTTTTGTAGATGACATTCCTCAAGTGTATATTTATGCAGAAAAATTACCGTTTAAAATTTATAGTAAATTTGGCTGGGAGTGTAATATTGCCTTTAAAAGTAAAAAAAGAAAAGAGGGAAAACTTTTTATAACAAATAGAAACAATGTGAAAGGATTGGAATTTCCTTTTGTTATTTGTATTGTAATGGGATTATCTGATGATGTTTTAAAGCGCAATGCAATATATTCTATGCTTACAAGATCTTTTATAGGTTCAAGTTTAATTGTATGTAAAATTCAGCAAAATCTTTTGAGTAGATTAAACGATGGTTTAAAGGAAATAAAACAGAAAAATTATATATTATCTAAAGAACCAAGTGAGTCAGAAAAGCAGAAGATAAGAGAGAGACTTATAAGAATAATTCAGCCCAAAAATTTAGAGAAAATTATAGAAGAAGTTATGAAGAAAAAGCAAATATCAGATGCAGAAGTGAAGAAAAAAATCAAAGGAATAGTAAAAATAATGTATTCTGATAAGCTAGATTGGTTAGAGGAAGATATTGAAAAAGAAATAGAATTTTATTACAAAAAATTGAGTTAG
- a CDS encoding restriction endonuclease subunit S — protein MHKAKLKEVARIQGGYAFKSSDMGTEGCPIIKIKNITPPTIDIVNVERVPYEVIETIPNVDKYKLKKGDVLIAMTGATVGKIGRFPNTTETYYLNQRVGKLVLTNHEKADYDFLYYVLSQPGCIRQIFSMADGSAQANISASQIESLEIPLPPLPEQKAIAHILGTIDDKIDLNRRMNETLEEMAKAIFKSWFVDFDPVIDNALKAGNPIPDALAEKAARRRTILENSTSGSPFPKVEGLTPTLLPEGEQIASKSPLPERDEPTSHSPLPEGEGVGVRGKEEIKDLISFARKLRKNQTDAEAFMWRLLRNRQFLGLKFRRQHPIPPYIVDFYCHELKLAIEIDGGHHNEPAQRAKDDRRTAYLQSKGIEVIRFWAHDVLKRTESVLEALYQKIMEIKEPSPPGPLSHRERGDNIFTLSPEIARLFPDSFEESPLGPIPKGWRVGKLGNLAHVTSGQRPSMVSENWSDETPIPIFGGGGVQGYTEEPLYRNPILITGRVGTLGQVFRVTYPCWPSDNTLVIIPTGNSYLHFVYQQLKRTNLENLNRGSTQPLITQKDVKNIRFIVPKDQILVVYYSYVEKFYKKIDQNNRELKILSSIRDTLLPKLISGQIRIKDAEKFVEELGL, from the coding sequence ATGCATAAAGCAAAACTGAAAGAAGTTGCGAGAATTCAAGGTGGATATGCTTTTAAAAGCTCAGACATGGGCACAGAAGGTTGTCCAATAATAAAGATTAAAAATATAACTCCTCCGACAATAGACATAGTTAATGTCGAAAGAGTCCCTTACGAAGTAATTGAAACTATACCCAATGTTGATAAATATAAACTTAAAAAAGGTGATGTATTAATAGCCATGACCGGAGCCACAGTGGGAAAAATAGGAAGATTTCCCAATACAACGGAAACTTATTACCTAAATCAACGAGTTGGAAAACTGGTTTTAACAAATCATGAAAAAGCAGATTATGATTTTCTTTATTACGTTCTTTCCCAACCAGGTTGTATTAGACAAATATTTTCTATGGCGGATGGAAGTGCTCAAGCAAATATAAGCGCCTCCCAAATAGAAAGTTTGGAGATTCCTCTCCCTCCTCTCCCCGAACAGAAAGCCATTGCTCACATACTAGGCACGATAGATGACAAGATAGATCTTAATCGGCGGATGAATGAGACGCTCGAGGAGATGGCGAAGGCCATCTTTAAATCCTGGTTTGTGGACTTTGACCCGGTGATTGATAACGCTCTTAAGGCCGGAAACCCCATCCCTGACGCCTTGGCGGAAAAGGCCGCCCGCCGCCGGACCATCCTTGAAAATTCCACTTCCGGCTCCCCTTTCCCAAAAGTGGAGGGATTAACCCCTACCCTTCTCCCTGAAGGAGAACAAATAGCTTCAAAATCCCCTCTCCCTGAGAGAGATGAACCAACCTCGCATTCCCCTCTCCCTGAGGGAGAGGGGGTAGGGGTGAGGGGAAAAGAAGAAATAAAAGACCTCATCTCCTTTGCCCGCAAACTTCGCAAAAACCAGACTGACGCCGAGGCATTCATGTGGCGTCTTTTACGCAATAGACAATTCTTGGGACTGAAATTTCGCCGACAGCATCCTATCCCTCCTTATATTGTTGATTTTTACTGCCACGAATTGAAACTCGCCATAGAGATTGATGGAGGCCATCACAACGAACCCGCACAGCGAGCCAAGGATGACAGGCGAACGGCTTATTTGCAAAGTAAAGGAATTGAGGTTATCAGATTTTGGGCCCATGATGTGCTTAAGAGGACGGAATCTGTTCTGGAAGCTCTTTATCAAAAGATTATGGAGATAAAGGAACCCTCACCCCCTGGCCCCCTCTCCCATAGGGAGAGGGGGGATAATATCTTTACGCTTTCTCCCGAAATCGCCCGGCTCTTCCCTGATTCCTTTGAGGAGTCCCCCCTCGGACCGATACCGAAGGGGTGGAGGGTGGGAAAACTGGGAAATTTAGCTCATGTAACAAGTGGTCAAAGGCCTAGTATGGTATCTGAGAACTGGTCTGATGAAACACCAATTCCAATATTTGGAGGGGGTGGTGTTCAAGGATATACGGAAGAACCTTTATACAGAAATCCCATCTTAATTACCGGTCGTGTAGGGACATTGGGACAAGTCTTTAGAGTAACTTATCCATGTTGGCCTTCTGATAATACTTTAGTAATTATACCTACAGGAAATAGTTACCTTCATTTTGTTTATCAACAACTAAAAAGAACAAATTTAGAAAACTTGAATAGAGGATCAACTCAACCTCTTATCACACAAAAAGATGTCAAAAATATACGATTTATTGTCCCTAAAGATCAAATTTTAGTAGTTTATTATAGTTATGTAGAAAAATTTTACAAAAAAATTGATCAAAATAATCGAGAACTTAAAATCCTTTCTTCCATCCGCGATACCCTCCTTCCCAAACTCATTTCCGGCCAAATCCGCATCAAAGATGCGGAAAAATTTGTGGAGGAATTAGGTTTATGA